Proteins encoded within one genomic window of Fragaria vesca subsp. vesca linkage group LG1, FraVesHawaii_1.0, whole genome shotgun sequence:
- the LOC101306274 gene encoding psbP domain-containing protein 6, chloroplastic-like, giving the protein MATSAPQRPPIMIPSSKYKLGSGQCSSKQQSQLPTLVPQENRQQSMIVKRRELMLGLSMVPAIAMEPLPSVAREVLVGSYLPPSTSDPSFVLFKASAKDTPALRAGNVQPYQFILPPTWKQTRVANILSGNYCQPKCAEPWVEVKFEDEKQGKLQVVASPLIRLTNKPNASIEDIGNPEKLIASLGPFVTGNTYDPDELLETKVEKRGDLTYYNYVLETPFALTGSHNLAKATAKGNTVVLFVVSANDKQWQASQKILKAMLDSFEV; this is encoded by the exons ATGGCGACCAGTGCTCCTCAGAGACCTCCGATCATGATCCCCAGTTCTAAATACAAGTTGGGTTCGGGCCAGTGTAGTTCAAAACAGCAGTCTCAACTTCCCACATTAGTCCCTCAAGAGAATCGCCAACAGAGTATGATTGTGAAGAGAAGAGAGTTGATGTTGGGTTTGAGTATGGTTCCAGCCATTGCAATGGAGCCTCTGCCTTCTGTAGCAAGGGAGGTTCTTGTGGGCTCCTATCTCCCACCCTCAACTTCCGACCCTTCTTTCGTTCTCTTCAAAGCCTCTGCTAAAGACACTCCCGCTCTTCGCGCAG GAAACGTGCAGCCTTACCAGTTCATCCTTCCCCCGACATGGAAACAGACACGTGTAGCGAACATACTATCTGGAAATTACTGCCAGCCAAAATGTGCAGAGCCATGGGTGGAGGTAAAGTTTGAAGATGAAAAACAAGGAAAGCTTCAGGTTGTGGCTTCACCTTTGATACGCCTGACCAATAAGCCTAATGCATCCATTGAAGATATTGGAAACCCTGAAAAGCTGATTGCTTCTCTTGGACCTTTTGTAACTGGGAACACCTATGATCCTGATGAGCTTCTTGAGACCAAGGTTGAGAAACGAGGCGATCTCACG TACTACAATTATGTGCTGGAGACTCCATTTGCACTGACAGGTTCCCACAATCTTGCAAAGGCCACAGCTAAGGGAAACACTGTTGTCTTATTTGTGGTTAGTGCAAATGACAAACAGTGGCAAGCATCTCAGAAGATTCTAAAAGCCATGCTTGATTCCTTTGAGGTTTAG
- the LOC101306858 gene encoding probable ADP-ribosylation factor GTPase-activating protein AGD13-like, whose product MEHLLGLLRIRVQRGRNLAVRDVRSSDPYVVVNMGKQKLKTRVVKKSVNPEWNEDLTLSISDSSHPIHIAVYDKDTFTQDDKMGDAEIEIGPFLEAIRMRLDGVANGMVASRVEPSKENCLAEQSCIIYSDGNIIQNMTVRLRNVESGEVELQLQWINIPGSRGL is encoded by the exons ATGGAGCATCTGTTGGGACTTCTTAGAATTCGTGTCCAGAGAGGAAGAAACCTTGCTGTTAGAGATGTCAGAAGCAGTGATCCTTATGTTGTTGTCAACATGGGCAAGCAG AAATTGAAGACTCGTGTAGTGAAGAAGAGCGTCAATCCCGAGTGGAACGAAGATTTAACTCTTTCAATTTCCGATTCAAGTCATCCAATCCATATT GCTGTGTATGACAAAGACACATTTACTCAGGATGACAAGATGGGGGATGCTGAAATTGAAATCGGTCCATTTCTAGAAGCCATACGGATGCGCTTGGATGGGGTTGCAAATGGAATGGTAGCTTCAAGAGTAGAACCAAGCAAAGAAAACTGCCTAGCTGAACAGAGCTGCATCATCTATAGTGATGGCAATATTATCCAGAACATGACTGTCAGACTCAGAAATGTGGAGAGTGGAGAAGTAGAACTCCAGTTACAATGGATAAATATTCCAGGCTCTCGTGGTTTGTAG
- the LOC101308320 gene encoding probable ADP-ribosylation factor GTPase-activating protein AGD11-like produces the protein MENLLGLLRIHIQRGVDLAVRDMTSSDPYIIVKMGKQKLKTRVVKRNVNPEWNEKLTLTVSDPNIPVKLFVYDKDTFTFDDKMGDAEFEIATFVKVLQMRLEGLPEGTIIARVQPTRQNCLAEESCIIWSNGKVVQNMVLRLRNVERGEVELQLQWIHVPKGL, from the exons ATGGAGAACCTGTTGGGTCTTTTACGGATTCACATTCAAAGAGGAGTCGATCTGGCCGTAAGAGACATGACCAGCAGTGACCCTTACATCATCGTCAAAATGGGCAAGCAG AAGTTGAAAACTCGCGTTGTAAAGCGTAATGTGAACCCTGAGTGGAACGAAAAATTGACTCTAACCGTTTCAGACCCAAATATTCCAGTCAAGCTCTTTGTGTATGACAAAGATACTTTCACTTTTGATGACAAAATGGGAGATGCAGAGTTTGAGATTGCTACATTTGTTAAAGTATTGCAGATGCGCTTGGAAGGTCTCCCAGAGGGAACCATAATTGCTAGAGTTCAACCAACTAGGCAAAACTGCCTTGCAGAAGAGAGCTGTATTATCTGGTCCAACGGCAAAGTTGTGCAAAACATGGTTCTTAGACTCAGAAATGTCGAGCGTGGTGAAGTAGAACTCCAATTGCAGTGGATTCATGTTCCTAAGGGTCTCTAA
- the LOC101307727 gene encoding probable ADP-ribosylation factor GTPase-activating protein AGD11-like, translating to MENMLGLLRIHIQRGVNLAVRDMRSSDPYVIVKMSKQKLKTRVVKKSVNPEWNEQLTLSIVDPSLPILVSVYDKDTFSFDDKMGDAQFEIGPFIKAMKMNFQDLQDGAIISKVQANKQNCLAEESCIIYSKGKLVQNMVLRLKNVECGEVELQLQWIDIPSSKGL from the exons ATGGAGAACATGCTGGGTCTGTTGAGAATTCACATCCAAAGAGGAGTGAACCTCGCCGTCAGAGACATGAGAAGCAGTGACCCTTATGTTATTGTCAAAATGAGCAAGCAG AAGCTAAAGACTCGTGTGGTGAAGAAGAGCGTGAATCCTGAGTGGAATGAGCAACTGACTCTTTCAATTGTTGATCCAAGTCTTCCAATCCTGGTCTCTGTGTATGACAAGGATACATTTAGTTTTGACGACAAAATGGGGGATGCACAGTTTGAGATCGGTCCATTCATCAAAGCCATGAAGATGAATTTCCAAGACCTCCAAGATGGAGCCATAATTTCTAAAGTGCAGGCAAACAAGCAAAATTGTCTCGCCGAAGAGAGCTGCATTATCTACTCCAAAGGCAAACTGGTACAAAACATGGTTCTAAGACTCAAAAATGTCGAGTGTGGGGAAGTGGAACTCCAATTGCAGTGGATTGATATTCCTAGTTCAAAAGGTCTATAG